Proteins encoded by one window of Venturia canescens isolate UGA chromosome 2, ASM1945775v1, whole genome shotgun sequence:
- the LOC122406329 gene encoding uncharacterized protein: MSLEFVKSEKGQIRLLLNGFLYHKDSYYMNTDSTYWRCIHQREKHCTGRVITSQDKIVKIVDHNHSAEASFIVKEKVVENLKHSALNTTLSSHKLISNVAADMSDSVIALMPSTSSLKRTLRNIRHENENHPSNPLHRKDFILPQYFCETEKKADFLLYDKGAVENRMLIFGTQENLQLLASAEHWYADGTFDSCPSIFAQLYTIHANIENRIVPLVYALLPGKSEVVYREMLDQLINIQADLSPSTVLIDMERAAVQAFLGTFPDVSIRFCNFHFNQSVYRKVMTYNLKSVYDTDEIFAKKIKLLAALAFVPIDNVENLFDRIVDEVFQNPEKDEENFLFSFEEQFIGRVDRRGNRRPANFPIEY, from the coding sequence TATACCACAAAGACAGTTATTATATGAATACTGATAGCACCTATTGGCGTTGTATTCATCAGCGTGAAAAACACTGCACTGGTCGAGTAATCACAAGCCAAGATAAGATCGtaaagattgttgatcacaaTCATAGTGCTGAAGCTTCATTCATCGTTAAAGAAAAAGTTGTAGAGAATTTGAAACATAGTGCCCTAAATACTACACTCAGTAGTCATAAACTCATTTCTAATGTTGCTGCTGACATGTCTGACAGTGTTATTGCTTTGATGCCGTCGACTAGTTCATTAAAAAGAACTTTGCGAAACATTCgccatgaaaatgaaaatcatccGTCAAATCCATTACATCGAAAAGATTTTATCCTTCCGCAATATTTTTGTGAGACCGAAAAGAAAGCCGATTTTTTATTGTACGATAAAGGAGCTGTGGAGAATCGTATGCTCATTTTTGGAACCCAggaaaatttgcaattgttaGCCAGTGCTGAGCATTGGTATGCGGATGGAACGTTCGACTCATGTCCTTCTATTTTTGCGCAGTTGTATACGATCCATGCaaatatcgaaaatagaatcGTACCATTGGTCTACGCTTTATTGCCTGGTAAATCAGAAGTCGTATATCGTGAAATGCTTGATCAATTGATAAACATCCAGGCAGATTTGAGTCCTTCAACTGTACTCATAGACATGGAAAGAGCTGCGGTTCAAGCATTTTTAGGCACCTTTCCCGATGTATCAATACGGTTTTGCAATTTTCACTTCAATCAATCAGTCTATCGGAAAGTCATGACTTATAACTTGAAATCGGTCTATGACACAGATGAgattttcgcaaaaaaaattaagcttTTGGCGGCTCTTGCTTTTGTTCCGATCGATAACgtggaaaatttattcgatcgaATTGTAGACGAAGTGTTTCAAAACCCTgaaaaagatgaagaaaactttcttttttcttttgaagaACAATTCATTGGTCGCGTTGATCGACGAGGAAACAGACGACCTGCAAATTTTCCAATAGAATATTAG